DNA from Onychomys torridus chromosome 1, mOncTor1.1, whole genome shotgun sequence:
TGAGTTTCAGGTTATAAACACTACTTCTGGCCAACGGGCTTTCCGATTCCTGTGGGCTCTCCCTGGTGTTAATTGATTAGTTCAGGAGTTCACATAACTCAGGGAAACACACAAATATGTTTATCAACTTAGTATGTACATTCCCTAATTTATGATAGTttcacttacattttaaaaatagttaaaacttttatgtgtatggatagtttgcctgcatgtaccacatgtgtgcctgatactcgtggagccagaagagggtcttAGATCCactagcactggagttacagaggtttgGGGGctgcatgtaggtgctgggaactgaatcctggttctctggaagagcagtcaggactcttaactgctgactgctgagacatccccCAGTCTTCActtaacattgtgtgtgtgtgtgtgtatgtgtgtgtgtgtgtgttttgctggtgATAAAACCTAGAGCCTCAAGCAAGCAAGACAAACAGGCCAAGCCATAGCTCCACAATGGTGAATGCTTAGGGAAGCATTGTTGTGCTGAGCCACACCCGCAGCCCTTCACTGGGAACTCTAGGTAAGAACACTATTACTGAGTCCAGCAGAGTCTCaggtgtcccaggctggcctcaatctcctggtcctcctgcttctcccaagtggtgggattacaggcctgcaccactatTCCCAGGAAATAAACTCTttataaaaggtttatttatttattatgtatacagtatactgactgcatgtgtccttgcacaccagaagagggtgccagatctcattacagatggttgggagccaccatgtggttgctgggaattgaactcaggacctctggaagagtagtcagtgcttttaactgctgaggcatctctccagcgtCCCCCCAGGAAAtgcattttaaagatgtattattACCATTATCACCTTGGTGTCTTAAGATAGTAGTAATTTATTTGCTCATAGTTCTGGGGGTCAGAGTTCTGACATCACTATCTCAGCCAGAAACCAGGGCGTCATCAAGGCTACATGACTTCTGGAGTTCTAAGGGGAAGACGCCTGTGCTGGAGTTGCACAAGCTTGTTcctggtggcggtgcacgcctgtaatcccagcacttgggagcagaggcaggcggatctctgtgagttgaggatagcctggtctacagagtgagtttcaggtcagccagggctacacagagaaactctgtcttgaaaaaaacaaaacaaagcaagaaactataataataataataatagtaatggcTGCACAAACACTTTTGTCAAATAAGGTAACATTGATGGGTCACAGAGATCAGGGTTTTCAAGGCTATCCCATTGTTTCCTGAACTCGACTATATTTCAGTACCACTGTCCTGAACATCTAATATGTTTCAATGCCACAGTGTCCTCATGGTCTTGGCCTGAAGTAATCCTCCCACCCCATTCTCCAGAGTAGCTGAGGGCATAGGCTCATGACACTCCCCATACCTCTGCCACCCTTTTAACTACTTAGGGCACAGAAGAATCCAGAATAAGCTCCCGCCTCAGGTCCAGACACGCTACCTACCATTTTTATAAAGTTCTCTTGACCTGGTGTCATAGATGTAGACATCTTTGGGGGACCGTGCCTTTATTCCACCTGCCCCAAAGGGGTTCAGGTGAGAGGATTGTAGTTTTAGCACTGTTGGGGGCGTTGTGTTTGCTGGAGAGAGCCTCCGTGAGGCAgaccagaggaggaaggaagggaaggagggctgCTATGGCTGTTAGGGAAGGGTTCGTCGGAAGTaggaacagccagggcaataAGCCCACCGCTTTTCCTGCCCCACCCTCCGGCTGTCCCAGATATATCCAGCATCTGGTTAGCAGAGAAGTGAGCCAAAAGCCCAGAAGGACTCCATCACTGGCCCTCTACTGCCCATGGCTCCTCAAAGGGCAGGTCGGCCTGTGGGGAGAGATGGGAACTGTGTCAGAGGGGCAACAGATCCCACCTTCTCTTTGACCTGGATCCCGCACAGGTGGTCACCTGGGCTGTGGGCACGGCTTGCTGGTGCAGTGTCCGCCTGCGGTGCCACTGGCGCAGGGAGGCCCGGGCCTCTGAGCTGAGCCCCTGGGGTGCACGGCCAGAATCCGGCTGGTAGTGAGCAATGTGGTAAAGAGCCCCAAACCACGTGGTAAGATAATAGCCAgctgggagagagaaggggagatcaTCATGGCCCTCTGGGCTTCTCTGAATGCCCACCTCCCCTTCTGAGGCACAGGAAGATGGGGCTCGCCGAGGGTGCCCCCTTTTCAGTGTCTGGGCATACTGGAGGTGGGAGCTCACCTTCTCCCCGCAGCTCCTCTGGATCCAAGAGCTCCATTAGAAACTCCACATCCAGCTGCGTCTCCCCTATGTGTGGACTCCAGATCAGCTCCTCAGTCAGGGCGGGCAAAAAGGCATCGGCCCCTAGGGGCTCTAAGGAAGTCCGGGGACAGGTCGTGAGCTTGGTAGGGGTGCGCGCACACACCTTCCTTCGGGTCCCCATGAGTGGGCACTTGCCACCACAATGGGCTACCCTTCCCTTGGCTATGGGTACCCACCATTAAACCACTCTACCTCCAGAGGTTCTTTACCTTGATTCTCGCCACCGGCCAGACCCGCGTAGACGTCGCTGCATACCTCCAGCAGCAGCGCCACCTTGCGGCGCGGGACGCACGCGGCGTGCAGGTGCGCGAGGCGCGCGTGGATGCGGCTCCGCAAGGCTGGGGCAGGGTTCTGTccctccggccccgcccccgccctcaAGACTATCTGGCGCCGGCGCAGTAGCCGCAGTTCCTGGGCTCTGAGCGTTCGGAGTTTGGTCCACAGAGCCGGCTTCAGGGGCTCCAGAACTGCCCGACACAGGGCCACTTCCACAGCGGAGCCTGTGGGGTGTGTGGCAAGGGAGGACAATGCCATCGTGACCCACCCTGATCCCTACTCACCCCGTCTCCTGCTCCAGGCCACCTACAAGTGTAGATGGGAGTAGGGGCGTGGGGGTGTGAACACTCCAAGGATGGGAGAGTCTAGCCGGCAATGCGTGTGTTAAGTGGGGCTACGATGCAGTAGTTCTATGAAGTAAGGGTGTGCTTGCCCATGGGGAATGAGAAGTTGGATATGAACACATACTGGACGGAGTCATGGCATCCCCAAACCCTTGTTCCCCTTCAGTTCTCATTACCAAGATCTTCGTCCGGAGGGACCCTAGGTTCTCTGTTCCCAAAGACAGCTCTGACATCGGGGTCCTTTGCCAGGTAATTCTGGAGATCAGTGAGGAGCTGGCGCACATCCTGAAGCAGCTCCGTGGCCGGATCCCCGGGCCTGTAGGGATTTCCAGAATTTGAGGTGAGGCGTGCCCGAAGGCATCGGCACTGCCTGGCTACATAGCTGCTCCGGGCCCTGGCCAGAGCACGGATGTGGTCAGTGAGCAGGTCCTCACGGCCTTCCTCTTCATCTTTGTACATGTCACTGCTcaattcctccttctcttccaccaCACTAACTAGAGCAGGCCTAGGAAAGGACACTTCTGCTCCAGGACGGGACACTGCCAGCTCAAGGTGCTGAGTGTCTGGTCCAGGGTGATGCACTTCCGGCTCCAGTGGGTCTTCCACCCAGGAGACCCGATGTGGGGTGGGCTTCCTAGGGGCTAAATGTGAGAAGTAGGTTGGGTCTCTTGTTACAGCGGcatccattccctcctcctccctcagggTACCCACAACTAACCTGGATTGTATTTCTGGTCAGTCTCTGGCTCTGTTTGCTGTGGAGCTTGCTCTGTCCCCCAGCCTCCATGCGTCTCCAGATACAGCTGGTTCACTACAGACAGCACCCTCCCTGAGGTGTGGACCTGGATGCAGCCAAGTCGCAGAGGATCTGAGAGCCAGCAGAGGAGACAAGGTGTCCCAGGTGTGCAGGGGGCAACCAGGAGGCTTCATCGCCAGCCTTGTGCACTCAGGACCAAGAATGCGGTCCCAGCTCACAGGTCCTCGAGCTCTATCAGGACCCGGAGATGGTCTCATCCCTACTGCCACAGCTGCTATtggttcttctttttcctcctcctcctcctcctcctcctcctcctcctcttcctcctcctcctccatcatctTCTTATTTTCCAgac
Protein-coding regions in this window:
- the Rinl gene encoding ras and Rab interactor-like protein — protein: MRIVQLEDMVSAAPTEGDRLAWPLTDGAGKNSLGVLSNPEPLLRLQRTQRVWQVPELDAQHAKAFLELWPLGSFLVIGQDPSQVLMLKTGPSSGDVNTYPIHKFAGGVSLESSNLCMPDFPHLLAFLSASRDILPRTLLLPTPPVGPGDKDTDPLRLGCIQVHTSGRVLSVVNQLYLETHGGWGTEQAPQQTEPETDQKYNPAPRKPTPHRVSWVEDPLEPEVHHPGPDTQHLELAVSRPGAEVSFPRPALVSVVEEKEELSSDMYKDEEEGREDLLTDHIRALARARSSYVARQCRCLRARLTSNSGNPYRPGDPATELLQDVRQLLTDLQNYLAKDPDVRAVFGNREPRVPPDEDLGSAVEVALCRAVLEPLKPALWTKLRTLRAQELRLLRRRQIVLRAGAGPEGQNPAPALRSRIHARLAHLHAACVPRRKVALLLEVCSDVYAGLAGGENQEPLGADAFLPALTEELIWSPHIGETQLDVEFLMELLDPEELRGEAGYYLTTWFGALYHIAHYQPDSGRAPQGLSSEARASLRQWHRRRTLHQQAVPTAQADLPFEEPWAVEGQ